The Rhinatrema bivittatum chromosome 4, aRhiBiv1.1, whole genome shotgun sequence genome window below encodes:
- the TMEM229B gene encoding transmembrane protein 229B isoform X3, with amino-acid sequence MLRGRMAAVEPLTALSRWYLYAIHGYFCEVMFTAAWEFVVNYNWKFPGVTSVWALFIYGTSILIVEKMYLYLKDKCNIIIRCLIYTLWTYLWEFTTGLVLRQFNACPWDYSQFDFDFMGLITLEYAIPWFCAAFIMEQLVIRNTLRLRFDENAEPGVPIMTTLSLVNGHIKTD; translated from the coding sequence ATGCTTCGCGGAAGGATGGCCGCAGTAGAGCCACTCACTGCACTGTCTCGTTGGTATCTCTATGCAATTCATGGCTACTTCTGTGAAGTAATGTTCACAGCTGCCTGGGAATTTGTTGTGAACTATAACTGGAAGTTTCCTGGTGTCACCAGCGTTTGGGCCCTGTTTATATATGGCACTTCCATTCTTATCGTGGAGAAGATGTACCTGTATTTGAAAGATAAATGTAACATTATAATTCGCTGTTTGATTTATACCCTCTGGACATATTTATGGGAATTCACAACAGGACTTGTCCTGAGACAGTTCAATGCCTGCCCTTGGGATTATTCACAGTTTGACTTTGATTTCATGGGTTTGATAACACTGGAGTATGCCATTCCTTGGTTCTGCGCTGCCTTCATCATGGAGCAGCTAGTCATCAGGAATACGTTGCGCTTGAGGTTTGATGAAAACGCAGAGCCAGGTGTTCCCATCATGACCACGCTGTCCCTTGTGAATGGGCATATTAAAACTGACTGA
- the TMEM229B gene encoding transmembrane protein 229B isoform X2 has protein sequence MSVKLLGADQGSCYMLRGRMAAVEPLTALSRWYLYAIHGYFCEVMFTAAWEFVVNYNWKFPGVTSVWALFIYGTSILIVEKMYLYLKDKCNIIIRCLIYTLWTYLWEFTTGLVLRQFNACPWDYSQFDFDFMGLITLEYAIPWFCAAFIMEQLVIRNTLRLRFDENAEPGVPIMTTLSLVNGHIKTD, from the coding sequence GGTTCTTGCTATATGCTTCGCGGAAGGATGGCCGCAGTAGAGCCACTCACTGCACTGTCTCGTTGGTATCTCTATGCAATTCATGGCTACTTCTGTGAAGTAATGTTCACAGCTGCCTGGGAATTTGTTGTGAACTATAACTGGAAGTTTCCTGGTGTCACCAGCGTTTGGGCCCTGTTTATATATGGCACTTCCATTCTTATCGTGGAGAAGATGTACCTGTATTTGAAAGATAAATGTAACATTATAATTCGCTGTTTGATTTATACCCTCTGGACATATTTATGGGAATTCACAACAGGACTTGTCCTGAGACAGTTCAATGCCTGCCCTTGGGATTATTCACAGTTTGACTTTGATTTCATGGGTTTGATAACACTGGAGTATGCCATTCCTTGGTTCTGCGCTGCCTTCATCATGGAGCAGCTAGTCATCAGGAATACGTTGCGCTTGAGGTTTGATGAAAACGCAGAGCCAGGTGTTCCCATCATGACCACGCTGTCCCTTGTGAATGGGCATATTAAAACTGACTGA